In Pseudomonadota bacterium, one genomic interval encodes:
- a CDS encoding Gfo/Idh/MocA family oxidoreductase, whose translation MKNFVLLGAAGFVAPRHMRAIKDTGNKLVAAMDKHDAVGVIDNYFPESAFFVEFERLDRHVEKLRRMGEEKKVHYVSIASPNYLHDAHIRFALRVGADAICEKPLVLNPWNIDALKEIEKESGKKVNTVLQLRHHPSIIALKQKVDAVALSHLSLASNAPRPKYDIDLTYITSRGRWYLVSWKGDLAKSGGLATNIGVHFFDMLQWIFGDVQSNIVHISEPMKAAGFLELQKARIRWFLSIDSNDLPVSARDAGKPTYRSITIDQEELEFSEGFADLHTVTYQEILKGNGFGLDDVKPSIEIAHEIRNAKPVGLKGEYHPFLKAVAGG comes from the coding sequence ATGAAAAACTTTGTTTTACTGGGTGCGGCTGGATTCGTTGCACCACGCCACATGCGGGCAATAAAAGATACGGGTAACAAACTTGTTGCTGCAATGGATAAGCATGATGCGGTTGGAGTCATCGATAACTATTTCCCTGAATCTGCTTTTTTTGTCGAGTTTGAGCGTCTTGACAGACATGTCGAAAAGCTGAGGCGCATGGGAGAAGAGAAAAAGGTTCATTATGTTAGTATAGCTTCTCCGAATTATCTTCATGATGCACATATTCGCTTTGCGCTCCGGGTAGGTGCTGACGCCATCTGCGAAAAGCCCCTTGTTCTAAACCCATGGAATATTGATGCACTGAAAGAAATTGAGAAAGAATCAGGCAAGAAGGTTAATACAGTTCTTCAGCTACGCCACCACCCTTCCATCATAGCCCTCAAGCAGAAAGTTGATGCCGTTGCACTTAGCCATTTGTCTTTAGCCTCAAACGCCCCTCGCCCAAAATATGACATTGACCTCACCTATATCACCTCCCGCGGCCGTTGGTATCTTGTGTCCTGGAAAGGCGATTTAGCAAAATCCGGTGGGTTGGCTACAAACATAGGCGTCCATTTCTTCGACATGCTCCAGTGGATATTCGGGGATGTTCAATCAAATATCGTACATATTTCAGAACCCATGAAAGCCGCAGGATTCCTTGAATTGCAGAAGGCAAGAATAAGATGGTTTTTGTCAATAGACAGCAATGATCTTCCCGTTTCCGCAAGGGATGCGGGCAAACCAACATATCGTTCAATAACAATTGACCAGGAAGAATTAGAATTCTCTGAAGGCTTTGCAGACCTCCATACAGTTACTTACCAAGAAATCCTGAAGGGTAATGGTTTTGGTCTGGATGATGTAAAACCTTCAATCGAAATCGCACATGAGATACGGAATGCAAAGCCAGTAGGACTTAAGGGAGAGTATCACCCGTTTTTGAAAGCCGTGGCTGGTGGATAG
- a CDS encoding glycosyltransferase family 4 protein: MEYRPYYLAREWVRLGHKVTITAASFSHIRTNQPVLSRGLTEEVIDGIHYVWLKTPEYHGNGVGRVLNIGVFVGQLYRFSSQIIEMSQPDAVVASSPHPFIIFPAYYLRKKARAKLVFEVRDLWPLSLVELVGISKRHPFIMAMQRTEDFAYRAADKVVSVLPGTEEHMKIHGLVDGKFAYIPNGIDITGWGKGINELPEMHKQALDVLRSERKFIVGYTGEHGIGNALNSLVEASNLLRQENVAFVLVGKGIKKAYLQSKVSRMELQSVTFLPDIPKSAIPSLLDMFDVCFIGWQNKPIYRFGVSPNKLMDYMMAAKPVIHSTGAVNDVVAESGCGLSCSPEDPGMIANAVIQLMSLSEEDRRDMGLRGREYVLQNHDYRTFAKKYLDIIG; the protein is encoded by the coding sequence ATGGAATACCGACCCTACTACCTTGCCAGAGAATGGGTACGGCTTGGGCATAAGGTGACGATAACAGCAGCTTCATTTTCTCATATCCGTACAAATCAGCCAGTACTTTCGCGCGGTCTGACCGAAGAAGTGATTGACGGAATTCATTATGTGTGGCTCAAAACACCTGAGTATCATGGTAATGGTGTTGGCCGTGTCCTCAACATAGGAGTCTTTGTTGGACAACTTTATAGGTTTTCCAGCCAGATTATAGAGATGAGCCAGCCAGATGCCGTGGTTGCATCATCGCCTCATCCCTTTATTATTTTTCCTGCTTACTATCTACGGAAAAAGGCAAGGGCTAAATTAGTTTTCGAGGTACGTGATTTATGGCCACTCTCACTGGTAGAGCTTGTGGGGATATCAAAGAGGCATCCGTTCATCATGGCAATGCAGCGTACGGAAGATTTTGCTTATCGTGCAGCGGATAAAGTTGTTTCAGTTTTGCCGGGCACAGAGGAACACATGAAGATCCACGGTTTGGTCGATGGGAAGTTTGCATATATCCCGAATGGAATCGACATAACTGGATGGGGAAAAGGGATTAATGAGCTTCCAGAAATGCATAAACAGGCACTGGATGTTCTCAGAAGTGAGCGAAAATTCATCGTGGGGTATACAGGTGAGCACGGTATTGGTAATGCTCTCAATTCACTTGTTGAAGCCTCTAATCTACTGAGGCAAGAGAATGTTGCGTTTGTTCTTGTTGGAAAAGGAATTAAAAAGGCTTACCTTCAGTCCAAGGTGTCTCGAATGGAATTGCAGTCTGTCACATTCCTTCCGGATATTCCCAAATCGGCGATCCCCTCCCTCCTTGATATGTTTGATGTATGTTTTATAGGATGGCAGAACAAGCCCATATATCGGTTTGGAGTAAGTCCTAATAAGCTTATGGACTATATGATGGCGGCAAAACCAGTTATTCATTCAACTGGTGCTGTTAATGATGTTGTTGCCGAAAGTGGATGCGGTTTATCTTGTTCGCCAGAGGACCCTGGTATGATTGCTAATGCGGTTATTCAGTTGATGTCGTTATCCGAGGAAGATCGTAGGGATATGGGGTTGCGGGGCAGAGAGTATGTTTTGCAAAATCATGACTACAGGACGTTTGCTAAGAAATATTTGGATATAATTGGGTGA
- a CDS encoding glycosyltransferase family 4 protein, which yields MNIQSSYCDLIALDHKKARSLRILFVHQGLQSFVQKDLEILRSAYEVREVWFRGLRSVHAIWSATQWADVTFSWFGKLHAFFAVLFSKLLGKKAVVVAGGDDVVYLPKLKYGLFCYWWKKWCPLFVFKYADLVLPVSRYNEQETIKNAKVDHQKIRILYHGFDSNDFQNLSSIGTERVAITVGGVDWERVQRKGYERFVRSAKYLLDVQFILIGKWHDDAIDYLRNIASENVVFTGQVSDEELMRWLSLAKVYVQVSLHEAFGCSLAEAMLCECIPVVSRTAAIPEVVGDTGFYVDDVTPQNLASKIKYAMTLPDDYGKKARQRIIEEFPLYRRRQQILEAMKAMSAQDTEASS from the coding sequence ATGAATATTCAATCAAGCTATTGTGATTTAATAGCACTCGACCATAAAAAAGCGCGAAGCTTGCGGATACTTTTTGTTCATCAAGGTCTTCAATCTTTTGTCCAAAAGGACCTGGAAATCTTACGCTCTGCGTATGAAGTCCGTGAAGTTTGGTTTAGGGGGCTTCGAAGTGTCCACGCTATCTGGTCCGCTACACAGTGGGCTGATGTTACGTTCTCATGGTTTGGCAAATTACATGCTTTTTTTGCTGTTTTATTTTCAAAATTATTGGGGAAAAAGGCCGTTGTGGTGGCAGGCGGTGATGATGTTGTATATCTACCAAAGCTTAAGTATGGTTTGTTTTGTTATTGGTGGAAGAAATGGTGTCCTTTGTTTGTTTTTAAGTACGCTGATCTTGTTCTTCCCGTATCGAGGTACAATGAACAAGAAACCATAAAGAATGCAAAGGTAGATCATCAGAAGATCAGGATATTGTACCATGGATTTGACTCGAATGATTTTCAGAATCTGTCCAGCATTGGAACTGAGCGGGTTGCCATCACAGTTGGAGGAGTAGACTGGGAGCGTGTGCAGCGCAAAGGGTATGAGAGGTTTGTTCGAAGTGCAAAGTATCTTCTTGATGTACAATTCATTTTAATAGGGAAGTGGCACGATGACGCCATTGATTATCTTCGTAATATTGCCTCTGAGAATGTTGTTTTTACCGGCCAGGTTAGCGATGAGGAATTAATGAGATGGTTGTCGTTGGCTAAGGTTTATGTACAGGTTTCGCTTCATGAGGCATTTGGCTGTTCGCTGGCAGAGGCAATGCTCTGTGAATGCATTCCTGTCGTGTCAAGAACTGCCGCAATCCCTGAAGTAGTGGGTGACACAGGCTTCTATGTTGATGATGTAACCCCTCAAAACCTTGCCAGCAAAATCAAATATGCAATGACGTTGCCCGACGATTATGGAAAAAAAGCAAGACAGAGAATTATAGAGGAATTTCCTCTTTACAGGAGAAGACAGCAAATATTGGAAGCTATGAAGGCAATGTCGGCTCAAGATACCGAGGCAAGTTCATAG
- a CDS encoding four helix bundle protein, producing MKDFKELEVWQKSVDFVLNIYETSKSFPHEEMFSLTNQMRRSAVSIPSNISEGFSRNSTKEFIQFLYIALGSSAELETQILISHKLGYLIDPTKLIDNLTTIKKMLNALVSSLKGKIKQS from the coding sequence ATGAAAGATTTTAAAGAATTAGAGGTTTGGCAGAAAAGCGTGGATTTTGTATTAAATATTTATGAGACTTCGAAAAGCTTTCCCCATGAAGAAATGTTCAGCCTGACCAACCAGATGAGGAGATCGGCAGTATCAATACCGTCCAATATTTCAGAGGGATTCTCAAGAAACAGCACTAAAGAATTCATACAGTTTCTCTATATAGCGCTTGGCTCATCAGCAGAATTAGAAACACAAATTTTAATCTCACATAAATTAGGATATCTCATTGATCCAACTAAACTGATCGATAACCTCACAACAATTAAGAAGATGCTGAATGCCCTCGTTTCATCATTAAAAGGAAAAATAAAACAGTCATGA